The genomic segment AACCGGCTTACGGACTGACGAAACAAGAAATTCGAGGCTACGATCAAGAACTCGGGACAACGCGTGCCTTTGATTCAATCGAACATAGTTACTCAGAGGATTTCTATTTTGACGTTATCGTCGAAGACCAAGTCGTCGGTCGTGTCTTGTTATTAAAAATGGGTCATTACTTCCAGCTCGATTTGATGATTTTTGATTCATACAGCGGGAACGGTTATGGAACAAAGGCTGTTCAGTCTGCCTTGCATACATCGAATGTCCTTGAAGTATACGAAGTACGTGCTCGTGTCTTACCGACGTCACCTCATGAACAGATCGCACGGAAAATTTTCCTTTCCAATGACTTTCAGGAATCAGACGGGTACTTCGTCAAAGGCCGTCGAAAACGTTATT from the Exiguobacterium oxidotolerans JCM 12280 genome contains:
- a CDS encoding GNAT family N-acetyltransferase — its product is MDLKRRTLRHVDQVEFEHFVKYGEPAYGLTKQEIRGYDQELGTTRAFDSIEHSYSEDFYFDVIVEDQVVGRVLLLKMGHYFQLDLMIFDSYSGNGYGTKAVQSALHTSNVLEVYEVRARVLPTSPHEQIARKIFLSNDFQESDGYFVKGRRKRYSLQRPD